A genomic stretch from Telmatocola sphagniphila includes:
- a CDS encoding DUF1559 domain-containing protein translates to MHALVRKSRSGFTLIELLVVIAIIAILIGLLLPAVQKVREAAARMSCQNNLKQLGLALHNYAGTTPNSTFPASYTLVTSPSLNGIAWGTVILPYIEQTNLYNGYDQTKPAFPAPFGNPKNIAVISTPLKTFMCPSVPLAASDRVYTYDLSQEASAALGTSIPTGALQFTAAASDYTGISGVLGKLWNNLTANGYPTSAHTDDEEGVLGPSNRPCSILSITDGTSNTILLGEVAGKPNFYIRNQLQPIPPAPIGPSLEGGGWGDIMIGENWLSGTDTGCKTQSPTSLASVIGICNRRLKGESLSGLYSFHTGVVNIGMADGSVRTLSFGTDPLVVMQLITKAGDEIPTGNY, encoded by the coding sequence ATGCATGCGCTTGTACGCAAAAGTCGTTCGGGTTTCACCTTGATCGAATTGCTCGTGGTCATTGCTATCATTGCGATCCTGATCGGGTTACTATTGCCGGCCGTTCAAAAGGTTCGCGAAGCGGCGGCTCGCATGAGCTGCCAGAACAATTTGAAGCAGTTGGGCCTGGCACTCCACAATTATGCCGGCACCACCCCCAATAGTACGTTCCCCGCTTCTTACACCTTGGTCACCAGCCCGTCTCTCAATGGCATTGCCTGGGGAACTGTGATCCTGCCGTATATTGAACAGACCAATCTTTATAACGGCTACGACCAGACCAAGCCCGCTTTCCCGGCTCCATTCGGAAATCCCAAGAATATTGCAGTTATTTCAACTCCTTTGAAAACATTCATGTGTCCTTCGGTTCCGCTGGCTGCGAGCGATCGAGTTTACACCTACGACCTGAGTCAGGAAGCCAGTGCAGCTCTCGGTACTTCGATCCCAACCGGGGCTTTGCAGTTTACCGCGGCCGCTTCCGACTATACGGGCATCAGCGGTGTCCTCGGAAAGCTTTGGAATAACCTGACGGCGAACGGCTATCCCACTTCGGCCCATACCGATGACGAGGAAGGTGTCCTTGGGCCATCGAATCGTCCCTGTAGCATTCTGTCCATTACAGATGGTACTTCGAATACGATTTTGCTGGGCGAAGTGGCCGGGAAGCCGAACTTCTACATTCGTAACCAGCTACAGCCGATACCGCCGGCTCCTATCGGCCCTTCGCTCGAAGGCGGCGGCTGGGGCGATATTATGATCGGCGAAAACTGGCTTTCCGGGACCGATACCGGTTGCAAGACGCAATCCCCCACGAGCCTGGCTTCGGTGATCGGAATTTGCAATCGCCGGTTGAAAGGCGAGTCCTTGTCCGGTTTGTACAGCTTCCACACGGGGGTAGTGAACATTGGTATGGCCGATGGCTCGGTACGTACTCTTTCTTTTGGAACTGATCCCCTGGTGGTGATGCAACTTATCACCAAAGCGGGCGATGAAATCCCGACTGGTAACTATTAA
- a CDS encoding transthyretin-like family protein, producing the protein MVRALRVARLVGLFALVVILTSGCAGENKSGLPRYKAHGKLLVKGKPLEGVQVVLFSTDAAREKENEANHIARPSGLTDAEGNFTLGISGDDKGAPAGEYKVVLTYHAQRGMGNTHTGSKLGSAITSQYGNPKTTPFQVKIGEGPDNELPTIKVP; encoded by the coding sequence ATGGTTCGCGCACTCCGGGTGGCCCGATTAGTCGGACTTTTCGCACTTGTTGTCATCTTGACTTCGGGGTGCGCTGGAGAGAATAAATCGGGATTGCCGCGCTATAAGGCTCATGGAAAGTTGTTGGTAAAGGGCAAGCCGCTCGAGGGGGTGCAGGTCGTACTTTTCAGTACCGATGCGGCCCGCGAAAAAGAGAATGAAGCGAACCATATCGCGAGACCTTCGGGGTTGACTGATGCCGAAGGCAACTTCACCTTGGGAATCAGTGGCGACGATAAAGGCGCTCCGGCCGGGGAGTACAAGGTGGTGCTGACTTATCATGCGCAGCGGGGGATGGGGAATACGCATACGGGAAGTAAGTTAGGCTCGGCGATTACCAGTCAGTATGGCAATCCGAAAACGACGCCATTTCAGGTGAAGATCGGCGAGGGGCCGGACAACGAGTTGCCGACGATCAAGGTGCCGTGA
- a CDS encoding protein kinase family protein, producing MNESLDLQFGTSLDSLSTKYRTLQKLGEGGTANTYLVLASSGEFRGQLFALKLFRRLSKPEWRDNFLQEVAFLKSCSHPSVMRVYDEGIFLDKLPFVVAEYPPSTLATALRMNPGMMAKMAYSIQLLSALEYLSRPQIQVIHRDIKPPNIFIKGGSCVLGDFGLMKRLKDSSKGDLNRIKASFGPRMPRRYRTPDLVNYFKGGPVPTEKSDIFQLGIVFVEMFTGKNPQKPMQNFRDPIQMNNFKIEGGMGPLLMELITPMLHLNPSRRPAASALLSTWQELFLEAAKRSHALEGRVV from the coding sequence ATGAACGAGAGTCTCGATCTGCAATTTGGCACAAGCCTGGATTCCCTATCGACCAAGTATCGAACGTTGCAAAAGCTCGGAGAGGGCGGGACCGCGAATACCTACTTGGTACTGGCCAGCTCCGGAGAATTCCGCGGCCAACTTTTCGCCCTAAAACTCTTTCGCCGATTATCGAAACCCGAATGGCGAGATAACTTTCTTCAAGAAGTAGCCTTTCTAAAAAGCTGCAGCCACCCCTCGGTGATGCGAGTATACGATGAAGGGATCTTTCTCGACAAGCTACCCTTCGTTGTTGCCGAATACCCACCGAGCACACTCGCGACCGCGCTCCGAATGAATCCCGGAATGATGGCCAAAATGGCGTACTCGATCCAGTTACTCTCTGCTCTGGAATATCTATCACGTCCCCAAATTCAAGTAATACATCGAGACATAAAACCACCCAATATCTTTATCAAAGGTGGCTCTTGCGTTCTCGGCGATTTCGGCCTGATGAAGCGGCTCAAAGACTCATCGAAAGGCGATTTGAATCGGATTAAAGCGAGCTTCGGGCCTCGGATGCCTCGAAGATACCGAACGCCGGATCTGGTGAATTACTTCAAAGGAGGACCTGTCCCCACTGAGAAAAGCGACATCTTTCAACTTGGCATTGTGTTCGTGGAGATGTTCACTGGAAAGAACCCGCAGAAACCGATGCAAAACTTCAGGGATCCCATTCAGATGAATAACTTCAAGATTGAAGGTGGAATGGGACCGCTCCTCATGGAACTGATTACTCCGATGCTTCACCTTAACCCCTCCAGGCGACCAGCGGCATCGGCATTGCTAAGTACGTGGCAAGAACTTTTCTTGGAAGCTGCCAAGCGATCCCATGCACTCGAAGGTAGAGTAGTTTGA
- a CDS encoding 3-keto-disaccharide hydrolase, with protein sequence MRHFFLGFLLLASCFILPNSVSAGESKSLFDGKTLTGWEGDTAKTWRVEEGSIVGGSLETTVPRNEFLCTTKSYTDFELKVKFKLLGDHSKANAGVQFRTKRIPMNHEVSGFQADIGQDYWGALYDESRRNKILTGPDAATRAKIIKYDDWNDYRIRCEGTRIRLWLNDTLTVDYTEKDEKIERTGIIGLQIHGGAKAKAYYKDIVIEELGEKK encoded by the coding sequence ATGAGACACTTTTTTCTAGGATTCCTTCTTTTAGCGTCTTGCTTCATCCTTCCAAATTCAGTCTCCGCGGGTGAATCCAAATCGCTGTTCGACGGCAAAACGCTCACCGGCTGGGAAGGCGACACCGCGAAAACCTGGCGGGTCGAAGAAGGCTCAATCGTCGGCGGCTCTCTGGAAACGACGGTGCCCCGAAATGAATTCCTCTGCACCACCAAAAGTTACACCGACTTTGAACTGAAAGTGAAGTTCAAGCTGCTCGGCGATCATAGCAAGGCCAACGCCGGGGTGCAGTTTCGGACCAAGCGAATCCCGATGAACCACGAAGTGAGCGGCTTTCAGGCCGACATCGGGCAGGACTACTGGGGAGCACTCTACGACGAGTCCCGACGCAACAAAATCCTGACCGGCCCGGATGCCGCAACGCGAGCGAAGATCATTAAATACGATGACTGGAACGATTATCGCATACGCTGCGAAGGGACGCGCATTCGATTGTGGCTGAATGACACACTAACAGTCGATTACACGGAAAAAGACGAGAAAATTGAGCGAACCGGCATCATCGGCCTGCAGATCCACGGCGGCGCCAAGGCCAAGGCCTATTACAAGGATATTGTTATTGAGGAGTTGGGGGAGAAGAAGTAA
- a CDS encoding Gfo/Idh/MocA family protein — translation MNSTPNLTRRELLGRSAAVALTAPLFVPASVLGREGKTAANEKITFGVIGFGPRCSYVLPSMLKQPDVRCVALCEVQASRRESGKKTIDQYYNNQDCILYHDFRELLGRKDIDAVLIATGDRWHSAASILAAKAGKDVYSEKPCGITIAACQELSETMHREKRVFQAGTQRRSVPNFQKAVELVHAGKIGKLHTMHASVYYPTLENNWLPAQPTPAKKIVDWNLWLGPAAWRPFNQQYCDGKWRGQWDFDSGARLLDWGAHTIDLCQWANQADDTMPIEYEPSETNIICHYANGVKLVIDFLKEPFKERAPHYITRLGTCPVRFEGDAGSVETGDSGEIVVKPESLQKEIPDASKRAVGLDVFAHSRNFFDCIRSRKPTAANPDVMRRSHIACHAAAIAWILKRKLKIDPVKEEFVNDEEANLLRSRPSRQWA, via the coding sequence ATGAACTCCACACCCAATCTCACCCGGCGAGAACTCCTCGGCCGCTCGGCCGCCGTGGCGTTGACTGCTCCCCTATTCGTACCCGCCAGCGTGCTCGGCCGCGAAGGCAAAACGGCCGCGAACGAGAAAATCACTTTCGGCGTCATTGGCTTCGGCCCGCGTTGCAGTTACGTGCTCCCCTCAATGCTCAAACAGCCCGATGTTCGCTGCGTGGCCCTCTGTGAAGTGCAGGCCAGCCGACGCGAATCCGGCAAGAAGACAATCGACCAATACTACAACAACCAGGATTGCATTCTCTATCACGACTTCCGCGAGTTGCTCGGCCGTAAGGATATTGACGCCGTGCTGATCGCTACCGGCGACCGCTGGCACTCGGCTGCTTCCATTCTCGCCGCCAAGGCGGGCAAGGATGTCTACAGCGAAAAGCCCTGTGGCATTACCATCGCCGCCTGCCAGGAACTTTCCGAGACCATGCACCGCGAGAAGCGAGTTTTCCAGGCCGGCACGCAGCGTCGTAGCGTTCCCAATTTCCAGAAGGCCGTGGAGTTGGTACACGCCGGGAAGATCGGCAAGTTGCACACCATGCACGCCTCGGTCTACTATCCCACACTCGAAAACAACTGGCTGCCCGCACAGCCAACCCCCGCCAAAAAGATCGTCGATTGGAATCTCTGGCTAGGCCCGGCGGCCTGGCGACCTTTCAATCAGCAGTACTGCGACGGCAAATGGCGCGGCCAGTGGGACTTCGACTCCGGGGCCCGACTGCTCGATTGGGGAGCCCACACCATCGATCTCTGCCAGTGGGCCAATCAGGCCGACGACACGATGCCGATTGAGTATGAACCTTCCGAAACGAACATCATCTGCCACTACGCCAACGGCGTGAAACTGGTGATCGATTTCCTCAAAGAACCTTTCAAGGAACGCGCCCCGCACTATATCACCCGGCTGGGCACCTGCCCGGTTCGGTTCGAAGGGGACGCCGGTTCGGTGGAAACGGGCGATTCGGGTGAAATCGTCGTAAAACCGGAATCGCTACAGAAAGAGATCCCGGATGCGTCCAAGCGAGCGGTAGGCCTCGATGTCTTCGCCCATTCGCGAAACTTCTTCGATTGCATTCGCTCTCGTAAACCGACCGCCGCTAACCCGGATGTCATGCGAAGATCGCACATCGCTTGCCATGCCGCGGCCATCGCCTGGATCTTGAAGCGGAAATTGAAGATCGATCCAGTGAAGGAAGAATTCGTGAACGATGAGGAAGCGAATCTGCTCCGCTCCCGGCCGTCCCGGCAGTGGGCGTAA
- a CDS encoding anthrax toxin lethal factor-related metalloendopeptidase: MFLALSLVSWSFAYLEDSPSKIGPPPAEVVKEWKLSPFYKKYLDSHGLPILSSEHVSDAGLREAEYIVNQMLKDRPDIRKAIVKNKIRLAVMSPQEQTTDIPEHSDLTPKDYWDKRARGLGATLHRPAVSCGEENLLNLKGDRYNGENILVHEFAHVIHEMGLNYIDPKFDDKLKGIYKSALEEGLWKKTYAATNHKEYWAETVQSYFDCNASNNHDHNDINTRDKLAKYDPRIFQLIDEVFKKSSWKYVRYDQRKKAPKF; the protein is encoded by the coding sequence ATGTTTTTGGCGCTATCTCTCGTTAGCTGGAGTTTCGCGTATCTGGAAGATTCCCCATCAAAAATAGGTCCGCCCCCGGCCGAAGTCGTCAAGGAGTGGAAGCTCTCGCCCTTCTATAAGAAATACCTCGATAGCCACGGCCTGCCGATTCTCAGTTCGGAACATGTCTCGGACGCCGGGCTTCGAGAGGCTGAGTATATCGTGAATCAGATGCTGAAAGATCGGCCGGATATCCGCAAGGCCATCGTCAAAAATAAGATTCGACTGGCCGTGATGTCCCCCCAGGAGCAGACCACCGATATCCCGGAGCATAGCGACTTAACGCCCAAGGATTACTGGGATAAAAGAGCACGCGGACTGGGGGCCACGCTGCACCGCCCGGCCGTCAGTTGCGGGGAAGAAAATCTGCTGAACCTCAAGGGCGACCGCTACAACGGCGAAAATATCCTCGTGCACGAATTCGCTCATGTGATTCATGAGATGGGCTTGAACTATATCGATCCCAAATTCGACGATAAATTGAAGGGAATTTACAAATCGGCCTTGGAGGAGGGCTTGTGGAAGAAAACCTATGCTGCGACGAATCACAAGGAATACTGGGCAGAAACGGTGCAGTCCTATTTCGATTGCAACGCTTCGAATAACCACGATCACAACGATATCAATACTCGCGACAAGCTGGCCAAGTACGATCCAAGAATCTTTCAACTGATCGATGAAGTGTTCAAAAAATCGAGCTGGAAGTATGTGAGATATGATCAGAGGAAGAAGGCTCCCAAATTCTAG
- a CDS encoding sulfatase family protein encodes MKFLSVLLTLCFFSSLGYAAERPPNVVFIFVDDMGYGDIGPYGNKVIPTPNLDRMAKEGRKFTDFYVSQAVCSASRAALLTGCYSNRVGILGALGPNNRIGLHERETTIASMLKSRGYATAIFGKWHLGCEEPFLPTHRGFDEYLGLPYSNDMWPNHPTGKYPPLPLIEGTKTIQLMPDQTKLTTLYTERAIKFIEKNKEKPFFLYLPHSMPHVPLHVSEKFKGKSKAGLYGDVVMELDWSVGEIMNALKRDNLEENTILIFSSDNGPWLTYGNHGGSSGGLREGKGTSFEGGIREPFLIRWPGKIPANSICREPAMTIDILPTLAKWCGAELPKLKIDGKDISALCTSDAKSPQEAYYFYWGQELQAIRSGDWKLHFEHTYRTVEGEVPAEGKPAKQGSAKLLKSLYNLKQDPAESKDLLKEHPEIVERLEKLAQTMREDLGDTLTKTTGTGIRPARTLPKQ; translated from the coding sequence ATGAAATTTCTCTCCGTACTCCTCACTCTCTGTTTTTTCTCGAGTCTCGGTTACGCGGCCGAGCGCCCGCCCAATGTCGTTTTCATTTTCGTCGATGACATGGGCTATGGTGACATCGGCCCTTATGGCAACAAAGTCATTCCGACACCGAACCTAGATCGAATGGCTAAAGAAGGTCGCAAGTTCACCGACTTCTATGTCTCTCAGGCAGTTTGTAGCGCTTCCCGGGCCGCGCTCCTGACGGGTTGCTATTCCAACCGCGTCGGCATCCTCGGCGCTCTCGGTCCCAACAACCGCATCGGCTTGCACGAACGCGAGACGACGATTGCTTCGATGCTGAAATCTCGCGGCTACGCAACCGCCATCTTCGGTAAATGGCACCTGGGCTGTGAAGAGCCCTTTCTACCAACGCATCGCGGCTTCGATGAATATCTGGGGCTGCCCTATTCCAACGATATGTGGCCCAATCATCCCACCGGCAAATATCCGCCGCTGCCACTGATCGAGGGCACCAAAACGATTCAGCTGATGCCCGATCAAACCAAATTGACGACTCTGTACACCGAGCGGGCCATCAAGTTCATCGAGAAAAACAAGGAGAAGCCGTTCTTCCTTTACCTGCCGCACAGCATGCCGCATGTGCCGCTGCACGTCTCGGAGAAATTCAAAGGGAAATCGAAAGCTGGCCTCTACGGCGATGTGGTGATGGAACTCGATTGGTCAGTGGGCGAGATCATGAACGCACTGAAGAGGGACAATCTGGAAGAGAACACGATTTTGATCTTCTCCTCCGACAACGGCCCCTGGCTCACCTACGGCAACCACGGCGGTAGCTCGGGAGGACTGCGTGAAGGCAAAGGAACCAGTTTCGAAGGAGGCATTCGCGAACCGTTTTTGATCCGCTGGCCGGGCAAGATCCCCGCGAATAGCATCTGTCGGGAACCGGCCATGACCATCGACATTCTGCCGACACTCGCTAAGTGGTGCGGGGCCGAGCTTCCCAAGCTGAAAATTGATGGCAAGGATATTTCCGCTCTCTGCACTTCCGATGCGAAATCCCCGCAGGAAGCCTACTACTTCTACTGGGGGCAGGAACTCCAGGCGATTCGCAGTGGCGACTGGAAGCTGCATTTCGAACATACCTATCGGACGGTAGAAGGCGAGGTCCCCGCCGAGGGCAAACCGGCCAAGCAAGGCTCCGCCAAGTTGCTCAAATCGCTTTATAATTTGAAGCAGGATCCCGCCGAGTCGAAAGATCTTCTGAAGGAGCATCCCGAAATTGTCGAACGGCTGGAAAAACTCGCCCAGACGATGCGTGAAGATCTCGGCGACACCCTCACCAAGACGACCGGCACCGGTATCCGCCCCGCCCGAACCCTCCCCAAACAGTAA
- a CDS encoding alpha/beta hydrolase → MKRSRESYSVSLASGETLRGDISYNGSPSGMAIVYVHGLGSFRGGEKSQALEDACAERGLCFSAFDFRGHGQSDGSLSDLTGSRLLEDLAAIRHYLMGRGIRRLGLVGSSMGGWASAWFGLQAGEVTRCVLLAPAFRFLQRRWESLTPEQQEDWKNQGSHLFTGQWVDAELKYAFAEERYAFSPTALAFRWQKPMLILHGLADDVVPVSDSWDFLNSCPYPHLQLRVFKNGDHRLTQFKAEIGQEACRFLSE, encoded by the coding sequence ATGAAACGCAGTCGGGAAAGCTATTCCGTTTCTCTTGCCTCGGGTGAAACCCTCCGGGGCGACATTTCCTACAACGGTTCTCCCTCCGGGATGGCCATCGTCTACGTACATGGCCTGGGAAGCTTCCGAGGCGGCGAAAAAAGTCAGGCTCTCGAAGACGCCTGTGCGGAGCGCGGCCTCTGCTTCTCCGCATTCGATTTCCGGGGTCACGGCCAGTCGGATGGTTCACTCAGCGATCTGACCGGCAGCCGGCTACTGGAAGACTTGGCTGCCATCCGGCACTATCTCATGGGACGGGGTATCCGAAGGCTGGGTCTGGTCGGCAGCAGCATGGGAGGTTGGGCCTCCGCCTGGTTCGGTCTGCAAGCCGGCGAAGTGACCCGCTGCGTGCTGCTAGCTCCCGCCTTCCGCTTCCTTCAACGCCGCTGGGAATCGTTGACTCCCGAACAACAGGAAGACTGGAAAAATCAGGGTTCGCACCTTTTCACCGGACAATGGGTGGACGCGGAACTGAAGTATGCTTTTGCCGAAGAACGTTACGCGTTCTCGCCTACCGCCCTGGCCTTCCGCTGGCAGAAACCGATGCTGATCCTGCACGGCTTGGCTGATGACGTTGTTCCCGTCAGCGATTCCTGGGATTTCCTGAACAGCTGCCCCTACCCTCACCTGCAGCTGCGCGTTTTCAAAAACGGCGATCATCGCTTAACGCAGTTTAAGGCAGAGATTGGCCAGGAAGCCTGCCGGTTCCTTTCCGAATAA
- a CDS encoding VOC family protein yields MILATELVPHLVVKGGKAAVEFYGKAFGATAASVVPVPGSEKLMHADLRIGNLKFYLCDDFPEQCGGVSRAPNGPTSFNMHLDVPNVDEAIAQAAEAGATVTMPATDMFWGDRYGQIVDPFGHTWSFRHPLKQA; encoded by the coding sequence ATGATTCTGGCTACCGAGTTGGTTCCGCATCTGGTCGTCAAAGGGGGCAAAGCCGCCGTCGAATTTTACGGCAAAGCCTTTGGAGCGACCGCGGCGTCCGTCGTTCCTGTACCCGGCTCGGAAAAGCTGATGCATGCCGATTTGCGAATCGGCAATCTCAAGTTCTATCTCTGCGACGATTTCCCCGAACAGTGCGGCGGTGTCTCCCGCGCACCCAACGGCCCAACCTCCTTTAACATGCATCTGGATGTCCCCAATGTCGATGAAGCGATTGCTCAAGCGGCGGAGGCCGGGGCCACCGTGACCATGCCCGCTACCGATATGTTCTGGGGCGATCGCTACGGCCAGATCGTCGATCCGTTCGGTCACACCTGGTCTTTCCGACATCCTTTGAAACAGGCCTGA
- a CDS encoding patatin-like phospholipase family protein: protein MFESSTELRALPQTTWWHRLNSNFQGDLLYFLSYPLLPVILLIVLGLVSGSLGEGVGTRYLIFHADPVKELIVGFFLGVLATECLLIGFLLRLKHRQTTSFHTLPNFYLYSFNILFGLAIIGVGLFLLNQLAILITGVPPFQIDAISSPDPDINRLPLMFGLGVGYCLQALTISLAPFFGKFLADAFLNMLGYLLKVLRSPVGSVCCGGLLLAAAGTTCLTLMQGQYAYLGWILAGLIMVLLAFPGTRQELGETRDFSKILLFFGTLAFVGLTWLSSHFSYRMAVPGSFLLLTLLTAALYGAFPIAFQEHVSRIEKRILREVTDGKVFEDEESDRNYLSYYIAAALVVPLFGIIFVAFSLTPAWTSPVPTFCYFMYIVVSGYGLLRFVSRRTIPIAMAVLGMLLALGGVPAYKQRFDQSESLGYFYKSGRMLDIAESLEADHKNQQIVDQLIRSHHPDRARLIRDLDNQQLIVPLRDMRPNHPMLGLADFQDSDEETRFRRLLAVQDVQFNPPNSGKKRPLVLICMSGGGLRAAAWTFAMLHQLEVEFAAQGIDFPAHVRIISGASGGMLGAAAYVSSLPPPNQRAEWRERDEELINQYQQLTADCLTPLVNQMVFGDLPALFSPWPQHYDRGKALERSWIDNGLKSLNKTFGELRQGEIEGWRPSLIFSPMMIEDGRRLLISNLDLRYVASNDGSLIQPDNLSDPNRPPNGFENYSKEAMELFRMFPSAKRDFTLASAVRMSATFPFFTPAVSLPTRPRRRVVDAGYYDNYGVSIASAWLFSNKNKAWLDNNVSKIVIIQIRAWPSEESRTLKRLELTGSSPLSRSIEELMSVPEAMDGARVSSASFRNDGQLELMSAIYSARRETKESHRELMKNAPGPIMEVPASIQSEFTVVNFEPRSGGVLSWYLSADEIAEIKAEARNPDNLERIRKLIDWWGKEPK, encoded by the coding sequence ATGTTTGAAAGCTCCACAGAACTTCGCGCGCTGCCTCAGACGACTTGGTGGCATCGACTGAATTCCAATTTCCAGGGGGATCTGCTTTATTTCCTCTCGTACCCCCTGCTGCCCGTAATTCTTCTGATTGTACTGGGTCTGGTTTCGGGCTCGCTGGGGGAAGGGGTTGGTACCCGCTATCTGATCTTTCATGCCGATCCGGTCAAAGAACTCATCGTCGGCTTCTTCCTCGGTGTACTGGCCACGGAATGCCTGCTCATCGGTTTTCTGCTGCGACTCAAGCATCGCCAGACGACTTCCTTCCACACGCTGCCCAACTTTTACCTCTACTCCTTTAACATCCTGTTCGGTCTGGCGATCATTGGCGTCGGCCTATTTCTGTTAAACCAGCTGGCGATTCTGATCACCGGTGTGCCGCCCTTCCAGATCGATGCCATCTCCTCGCCCGACCCCGATATTAACCGCCTGCCGCTGATGTTCGGCCTTGGAGTCGGTTACTGTCTTCAGGCGCTCACCATCTCGCTGGCGCCGTTCTTCGGCAAGTTCCTGGCCGATGCTTTTTTGAATATGCTCGGCTACCTATTGAAAGTTCTGCGCAGTCCAGTGGGGAGTGTCTGCTGCGGGGGCTTGTTACTTGCCGCGGCAGGCACGACCTGCCTGACCCTGATGCAAGGACAATACGCCTATCTCGGCTGGATTCTCGCCGGCTTGATCATGGTGCTGTTAGCCTTTCCCGGAACCCGCCAGGAACTCGGGGAAACTCGGGATTTCTCCAAAATCCTGCTCTTTTTCGGCACCCTGGCTTTCGTCGGACTCACGTGGCTGTCGTCCCATTTCAGCTATCGGATGGCCGTGCCGGGCAGTTTCCTTTTGCTGACCCTGTTGACGGCGGCGCTCTATGGAGCTTTTCCAATCGCGTTTCAGGAGCACGTCAGCCGGATCGAGAAACGGATCCTGCGCGAGGTCACCGATGGCAAGGTATTCGAGGATGAGGAATCGGATCGAAACTACCTCTCCTACTACATAGCCGCCGCTTTGGTGGTACCGCTGTTCGGCATTATCTTCGTGGCCTTTTCGCTCACACCGGCCTGGACTTCACCCGTGCCGACCTTCTGTTACTTCATGTACATCGTGGTCTCCGGTTACGGCTTGCTTCGCTTCGTCTCTCGTCGCACGATCCCTATTGCCATGGCCGTATTGGGCATGCTGCTCGCTCTCGGGGGCGTGCCGGCATACAAACAGCGGTTCGACCAGAGCGAATCGCTTGGCTACTTCTATAAATCGGGTCGCATGCTCGATATTGCCGAGAGTCTGGAGGCCGATCACAAGAATCAGCAGATCGTCGATCAGTTGATACGCAGCCATCACCCCGATCGGGCGAGACTCATTCGCGATCTCGATAATCAGCAGCTCATTGTACCGCTTCGCGACATGCGGCCGAACCACCCGATGTTGGGACTGGCCGATTTTCAGGATAGCGATGAGGAAACCCGTTTTCGCCGGTTATTGGCCGTGCAGGATGTTCAGTTCAATCCTCCCAACAGCGGGAAGAAGCGACCTCTGGTCTTGATCTGCATGTCGGGCGGCGGCTTGCGCGCGGCGGCCTGGACCTTTGCCATGCTGCATCAGTTGGAAGTCGAATTCGCGGCCCAGGGGATCGATTTCCCGGCCCATGTCCGCATTATTAGCGGCGCTTCGGGCGGCATGCTGGGAGCCGCCGCTTACGTTTCGTCGTTGCCGCCGCCGAATCAGCGCGCCGAGTGGCGTGAGCGGGATGAAGAATTAATCAACCAGTATCAGCAACTGACGGCCGACTGTTTAACGCCGCTGGTCAACCAGATGGTCTTCGGTGATCTGCCCGCTCTGTTTTCCCCCTGGCCGCAGCACTATGATCGCGGCAAAGCCCTGGAACGAAGCTGGATCGACAACGGCCTGAAATCGCTGAACAAGACTTTCGGCGAGCTGCGACAGGGCGAAATTGAAGGCTGGCGACCCTCGCTGATATTTTCTCCCATGATGATTGAGGACGGCCGCCGGCTTCTGATCTCGAATCTCGACCTTCGCTATGTGGCCAGTAACGATGGCAGTCTGATTCAACCGGACAATCTTTCGGATCCCAATCGTCCGCCCAACGGTTTTGAGAATTATTCGAAGGAAGCGATGGAACTGTTCCGGATGTTTCCCTCGGCCAAGCGCGATTTCACGCTGGCCAGTGCCGTGCGAATGAGTGCGACGTTTCCGTTTTTCACCCCGGCGGTTTCTCTACCGACGCGGCCGCGCCGGAGAGTGGTCGATGCGGGCTATTACGACAATTATGGCGTTTCGATTGCGTCCGCCTGGCTGTTCAGCAACAAAAATAAAGCCTGGCTGGATAACAACGTTTCCAAGATCGTCATCATTCAAATTCGCGCCTGGCCGTCGGAGGAATCTCGAACTCTGAAACGGCTGGAACTGACCGGCTCGTCTCCACTGTCGCGCTCGATCGAAGAGTTGATGTCCGTTCCCGAGGCCATGGACGGGGCGCGGGTTTCCTCGGCCTCCTTCCGCAATGATGGGCAGTTGGAACTGATGTCGGCCATTTACAGCGCCCGACGCGAAACCAAGGAATCGCACCGGGAACTGATGAAAAATGCTCCCGGGCCGATCATGGAAGTGCCCGCCTCGATTCAGTCGGAGTTCACGGTCGTGAATTTCGAGCCGCGCTCCGGAGGGGTACTGTCCTGGTATTTATCCGCCGATGAGATTGCGGAAATCAAGGCGGAAGCACGCAATCCGGACAATCTCGAACGCATCCGCAAGCTGATCGACTGGTGGGGAAAAGAGCCGAAGTGA